A portion of the bacterium genome contains these proteins:
- a CDS encoding GNAT family N-acetyltransferase: MAHVYLAAFPDSIRHFFADRPPQPQAVADLLLVPLLAEPGCGWVAEAHGSVVGYCLAPAHVSRLPGVLWRGHLSRMLGRWLAGAYGVGLPAAARLARNSLTLSRRDPHHVEAHILSLAVHPDWQGRGLGRELLQRSLESLERRGARRVRLEVRPDNAAAIRLYEKLGFVAVGHTHDSQGEWSIMIREGET; encoded by the coding sequence ATGGCGCACGTCTACCTGGCTGCCTTCCCCGACAGCATACGCCACTTCTTTGCGGATCGTCCGCCGCAGCCGCAGGCGGTCGCCGACCTGCTGCTCGTCCCCCTGCTGGCCGAGCCCGGGTGCGGCTGGGTGGCCGAGGCGCATGGCTCGGTCGTGGGCTACTGCCTGGCGCCCGCCCATGTCAGCAGGCTGCCGGGCGTCCTGTGGCGCGGCCACCTGTCGCGCATGTTGGGCCGTTGGCTGGCGGGGGCGTACGGGGTCGGCCTGCCGGCGGCCGCTCGGCTCGCGCGCAACTCGCTGACCCTCTCGCGCCGCGACCCCCACCATGTCGAGGCTCACATTCTGTCTCTGGCCGTCCACCCGGACTGGCAGGGACGCGGCCTGGGACGGGAGCTGCTGCAGCGCAGCCTCGAGAGCCTGGAGCGACGGGGCGCGCGGCGGGTGCGCCTGGAAGTCCGGCCGGACAATGCCGCGGCCATCCGCCTGTACGAGAAGCTCGGCTTCGTCGCGGTGGGCCACACCCACGACTCGCAGGGCGAGTGGTCCATCATGATCCGCGAGGGGGAGACATGA
- a CDS encoding PIG-L family deacetylase, whose protein sequence is MTGRWRSVSGVPLRRLLLLAAGVCLIVYLALVVKAVLWPVRGELRDFPLPRQGEPLLVIAPHEDDETLGCGITIRDAVARGVPVWVCLLTCGEGEELGTAWVAKRPRPSAAQFVRLGQIRQRESLRALASVGVPQDHVIFLGYPNMGLRWMWSARYWSPHSLWTSPFTKTDHSPFDNSLTPQAPFCGASALRDVEAVIARVRPRYLLATHPADTHPDHWATYCFTRLALEELRARSVETWPRECRLFTYLVHRRGWPAPWGYYPELRLAPPRALADLPINEWHSRDLTRDETRAKNRMILTYRSQAAAYDLLLRAFARRNELFATINDDPQGFLPTWLQADTSLEPSGETEYLRRHHDADLVGVEVSPAGTAPSVAVHTAAPLAHAQLEVSLTRATPGQVRCAMVQFSPGSAPRAWTATDGDGPRVADTEVHIETSGTTTTVFVPAAWVGPGRLMVDVMTVSRNRPLDRAITRTAGETSSAAEQPPARVPGRNSRE, encoded by the coding sequence ATGACCGGGCGCTGGCGGTCCGTGTCGGGCGTTCCGCTCCGGCGGCTGCTGCTGCTGGCGGCAGGCGTGTGCCTGATCGTCTACCTGGCGCTCGTGGTGAAGGCCGTTCTCTGGCCGGTGCGCGGCGAGCTGCGCGACTTCCCCCTCCCCCGGCAGGGCGAGCCGCTGCTGGTCATTGCGCCCCACGAGGACGACGAGACCCTTGGGTGCGGAATCACGATACGCGATGCGGTCGCCCGCGGCGTGCCGGTATGGGTCTGTCTCCTGACCTGCGGCGAAGGCGAGGAGTTGGGCACCGCGTGGGTCGCCAAGCGCCCCCGGCCCTCGGCGGCCCAGTTCGTGCGCCTGGGGCAGATCCGCCAGCGGGAGAGCCTGCGCGCCCTGGCCAGCGTCGGCGTGCCCCAGGACCATGTCATCTTCCTGGGCTACCCCAACATGGGCCTGCGCTGGATGTGGTCGGCGCGCTACTGGAGTCCGCACAGCCTGTGGACAAGCCCGTTCACGAAGACCGACCATTCCCCCTTCGACAACAGCCTAACCCCGCAGGCCCCCTTCTGCGGGGCGTCGGCGCTGCGCGACGTCGAGGCGGTGATCGCCCGCGTTCGGCCGCGCTACCTCCTGGCAACCCACCCCGCGGACACGCACCCCGACCACTGGGCGACGTACTGCTTCACGCGGCTGGCGCTCGAGGAGCTGCGGGCACGCAGCGTCGAGACGTGGCCGCGTGAGTGCCGTCTGTTCACCTACCTCGTGCACCGGCGGGGCTGGCCGGCGCCCTGGGGCTACTATCCGGAGCTGCGCCTGGCGCCTCCGCGGGCGCTGGCGGACCTGCCGATCAACGAGTGGCACAGTCGAGACCTGACACGCGACGAGACGCGCGCCAAGAACCGCATGATCCTGACCTACCGCAGTCAGGCGGCGGCCTATGACCTGCTGCTGCGCGCCTTCGCCCGCCGCAATGAGCTGTTCGCAACCATCAACGACGACCCGCAGGGATTCCTGCCGACCTGGCTGCAAGCTGATACGAGCCTGGAGCCGAGCGGAGAGACGGAGTACCTGCGCCGGCATCACGATGCCGACCTCGTCGGCGTCGAGGTGTCGCCCGCAGGGACGGCGCCCTCTGTAGCAGTGCACACGGCGGCCCCGCTGGCTCACGCACAACTGGAGGTGTCCCTCACCAGGGCGACGCCCGGACAGGTGCGGTGCGCCATGGTGCAGTTCTCGCCCGGGTCCGCCCCGCGCGCCTGGACCGCCACCGATGGCGACGGGCCGCGTGTCGCCGACACTGAGGTCCACATCGAGACCTCCGGCACGACCACCACCGTGTTTGTCCCCGCGGCCTGGGTCGGCCCCGGCCGCCTCATGGTTGACGTGATGACCGTGTCCCGTAACCGCCCCCTGGACCGCGCCATCACGCGGACCGCCGGCGAGACCTCCTCCGCGGCGGAGCAGCCGCCCGCGCGGGTTCCCGGACGAAACAGTAGAGAGTGA
- a CDS encoding heparan-alpha-glucosaminide N-acetyltransferase domain-containing protein: MPDPDPAVAAAAGAPPATATDAPPQRPPRMMALDVFRGLTILGMLLVNNIALDTATPAQLVHAGWNAGLTFADLVFPWFLLAVGVAIPYSAASARRRHMPIWQYDLKVLSRAATLVLLGCLIDSSIVRAPYFDLGVLQLIGLAYLVAALLYELPALRRGLLAAMLLSAYWAIIRFLPIPGAGTGLLTPQTNIINHLNQTYLAPFHLNGLLSVIPTGALVLIGTALGDVLRGDRLPSRKVALVLGAGAVLALVGIIWSHDLPFNKPLWTTSYVLYSSGLGALLLGFLYLILDVNGWRAWALPLVVLGMNAIFVYVVPILVKVYILQVWTWKLADGSHLPLGVAFMHYWFEAAGRIGGGWGYTLSYIAFWWLVAAWLYRKKIFLRV; this comes from the coding sequence ATGCCTGATCCCGATCCCGCCGTAGCCGCTGCCGCCGGCGCGCCCCCCGCGACCGCGACGGACGCGCCGCCCCAGCGGCCTCCGCGCATGATGGCTCTGGATGTCTTCCGCGGCCTGACCATCCTGGGCATGCTGCTGGTCAACAACATCGCCCTGGACACCGCCACACCGGCCCAGTTGGTCCACGCCGGGTGGAACGCCGGCCTGACGTTCGCCGACCTGGTGTTCCCCTGGTTCCTGCTGGCGGTGGGGGTGGCCATCCCGTACTCGGCGGCCTCGGCCCGCCGCCGCCACATGCCTATCTGGCAGTACGACCTGAAGGTGCTCAGCCGCGCCGCCACGCTGGTGCTGCTGGGCTGCCTGATCGACTCGAGCATCGTCCGCGCCCCGTACTTCGACCTGGGTGTGCTGCAACTGATCGGGCTGGCCTACCTCGTGGCGGCGCTGCTGTATGAGCTGCCGGCCCTCCGTCGCGGCCTGCTGGCGGCGATGCTGCTGTCGGCGTACTGGGCGATCATCCGCTTCCTGCCGATCCCCGGCGCGGGCACCGGCCTCCTGACGCCCCAGACCAACATCATCAACCACCTCAACCAGACGTACCTGGCGCCCTTCCATCTCAACGGCTTGCTGTCGGTCATCCCCACGGGCGCCCTGGTGCTCATCGGCACGGCCCTCGGTGACGTCTTGCGCGGCGACCGCCTGCCCTCCCGCAAGGTCGCCCTCGTGCTCGGGGCCGGGGCGGTACTGGCGCTGGTGGGGATCATCTGGAGCCACGACCTGCCCTTCAACAAGCCGTTGTGGACGACGTCATATGTCCTGTACAGCTCGGGGCTGGGCGCTCTCCTGCTCGGGTTCCTGTACCTGATCCTGGACGTCAATGGCTGGCGCGCGTGGGCCTTGCCCCTGGTCGTCCTGGGCATGAACGCGATCTTCGTCTACGTCGTGCCGATCCTGGTGAAGGTCTACATCCTGCAGGTATGGACCTGGAAGCTGGCCGATGGCAGCCACCTGCCGCTCGGGGTCGCGTTCATGCACTACTGGTTCGAGGCGGCAGGTCGCATTGGCGGCGGCTGGGGGTATACTCTCTCATACATCGCCTTCTGGTGGCTGGTAGCGGCGTGGCTATACCGCAAGAAGATATTCCTGCGCGTGTGA